The Octadecabacter arcticus 238 genome contains a region encoding:
- the addB gene encoding double-strand break repair protein AddB, with product MFDPMKIPRVYGVPLGADFSTTLYDGLRAAFETMSPADVAHVVIYVNTRRMQRRLTSLFHQGDALLLPRIRLVTDLAQDAVGRAIAPSIAPLRRRLEVAQLVKGLIDADPTLASQDAAIDLADSLVALMSEMQGEGVAPEAIAGLDVTDQSGHWQRALSFIQLVQQFFADDRLDGEGRQRLVIETLVDRWADTPPDHPIIVAGSTGSRGATSLFMQAVAKLPQGAVILPGLDCDMPAHVWDMMEQKKGGEDHPQYRFKAFCDALSIQPSDIQQWGNTTNINAARTGLISLSLRPAPVTHQWIKDGSDLGDLGEATNGITLIEAPTPRAQADAIAARLRQAVEDGQTAALISPDRMLTRQVTASLDRWDITPDDSAGLPLQLTAPGRFLRHIADLFCEPLDAERLLVLLRHPLSHSDRPDRGAHALRTNALELDLRRNGPPFPTAESLTKWAAATSDRHPEHTDWVAWVGSVLLGLCDTNDKPLIDHLTHHLGIAERLSAGPYLGGSGELWKKPAGREALRVMSELRAHSDAGGVMSAREYRRLIGSVLAGGEVRDRDDGHPQVLIWGTLEARVQSADLVILAGLNEGTWPEAPTPDPWLNRPLRMQAGLLLPERRIGLSAHDYQQAVCAREVVLSRAVRSDEAETVPSRWINRLTNLLGGLEDKGGPAYLKAMRERGQHWLTLAANIAAPTVTVDPAPRPSPCPPADARPDKLSVTQIKTLIRDPYAIYARKILGLNALDSLAHTPDAPLRGTIVHKVLERFVKDKIDPADSGARAALLSIASDVLIEHCPWPAVRALWFARIASFTPHFLIEEQKRRVFSANVDTEMRGELKLAYLPFTLTGTADRIDMSDDGEALIYDYKTSKAPTSPQQKYFDKQLLLEAAMVERGAFKALGRVRTKAAVYIGLGSDLKDQPAPLDDETPDETWTRFEGLIAKWMDPTKGYTSRSANEIMSFEGNYDHLARYGEWDETHDAIAQDRT from the coding sequence ATGTTTGATCCAATGAAAATACCACGTGTGTATGGGGTCCCCCTCGGCGCAGACTTTTCGACCACTCTTTATGACGGCCTAAGGGCCGCATTTGAAACGATGTCGCCAGCGGATGTGGCCCACGTTGTGATTTATGTGAACACCCGTCGCATGCAGCGCCGCCTGACGTCCCTGTTTCACCAAGGCGACGCGCTTTTGTTGCCGCGCATCCGGCTTGTCACCGATCTTGCACAAGACGCCGTCGGGCGCGCAATTGCGCCATCCATTGCTCCGTTGCGTCGCAGGCTTGAAGTTGCGCAGCTGGTTAAAGGCCTGATTGATGCGGACCCGACCCTTGCATCGCAAGATGCGGCGATTGATTTGGCAGACAGTCTTGTCGCACTGATGAGCGAGATGCAGGGAGAAGGTGTCGCGCCTGAAGCAATCGCGGGCCTCGACGTTACGGACCAATCAGGGCATTGGCAGCGCGCGTTGTCATTCATTCAATTGGTGCAGCAGTTCTTTGCGGATGATCGGTTAGATGGCGAAGGCCGCCAACGTCTTGTGATTGAAACGCTCGTAGACCGTTGGGCCGATACACCGCCAGACCATCCAATCATCGTGGCGGGTTCCACCGGATCGCGTGGGGCAACGTCCCTGTTCATGCAGGCCGTCGCGAAGCTGCCACAAGGTGCAGTTATTCTGCCCGGTCTGGACTGCGATATGCCAGCCCATGTTTGGGATATGATGGAACAGAAAAAAGGCGGTGAGGATCATCCGCAATATCGGTTCAAGGCATTCTGCGACGCGCTCAGCATTCAACCATCCGACATCCAGCAGTGGGGCAACACCACCAACATCAACGCCGCACGCACTGGGCTGATTTCACTTTCATTGCGGCCTGCACCAGTGACCCATCAATGGATCAAAGACGGCTCTGATCTGGGCGATCTGGGCGAGGCGACAAATGGCATCACTTTGATTGAGGCCCCAACCCCGCGGGCGCAAGCAGATGCAATAGCCGCGCGTTTGCGCCAAGCGGTTGAAGATGGTCAAACCGCTGCGCTGATTTCACCCGACCGGATGCTGACACGACAGGTGACTGCTTCGCTGGATCGTTGGGACATCACGCCGGACGATAGCGCGGGTCTTCCATTGCAACTTACGGCACCGGGTCGGTTTTTGCGCCATATCGCTGATCTGTTCTGTGAACCACTGGACGCTGAACGTCTTTTGGTGTTGTTGCGGCATCCGCTCAGCCATTCAGACCGTCCTGATCGCGGCGCCCACGCGTTGCGCACCAACGCTTTAGAATTGGACCTGCGGCGAAACGGGCCACCCTTTCCAACGGCTGAAAGCCTGACCAAATGGGCGGCGGCGACATCGGATCGCCATCCAGAGCATACCGATTGGGTTGCATGGGTCGGGTCCGTTCTGCTGGGACTATGTGACACCAACGATAAGCCCCTGATCGATCACTTAACGCACCATTTGGGCATCGCTGAGCGGCTTTCAGCAGGTCCATATCTGGGCGGCTCGGGTGAGCTTTGGAAGAAACCGGCCGGACGCGAAGCCTTGCGTGTCATGTCAGAATTGCGCGCTCATTCGGACGCGGGTGGTGTGATGTCAGCGCGGGAATATCGCCGGCTCATCGGCAGCGTTCTGGCAGGTGGTGAGGTGCGCGACCGCGACGATGGCCACCCGCAGGTCCTGATCTGGGGCACTTTAGAAGCACGGGTTCAGTCGGCCGATCTGGTGATCCTTGCGGGCCTCAACGAGGGCACTTGGCCCGAGGCCCCCACCCCTGATCCTTGGCTCAACCGCCCGTTGCGGATGCAGGCTGGATTGCTATTACCAGAACGGCGCATCGGCCTCAGCGCGCACGATTATCAGCAAGCTGTCTGCGCGCGCGAAGTTGTGCTGAGCCGCGCCGTGCGGTCTGACGAAGCCGAAACAGTGCCAAGCCGATGGATCAACCGCCTGACAAATTTGCTTGGGGGCTTGGAAGATAAAGGCGGCCCCGCTTATCTTAAGGCGATGCGGGAACGTGGACAGCATTGGCTAACCCTCGCAGCGAACATCGCGGCTCCGACCGTGACCGTTGATCCAGCGCCGCGCCCGTCACCCTGTCCGCCAGCTGATGCGCGGCCAGACAAATTGTCAGTCACACAGATCAAAACGCTGATCCGCGATCCTTATGCAATCTACGCCCGCAAAATTCTTGGACTGAATGCGCTGGACAGTTTGGCCCACACACCTGACGCGCCATTGCGTGGTACAATCGTGCACAAAGTCCTTGAACGGTTCGTTAAGGACAAAATTGACCCCGCAGACTCTGGCGCGCGCGCCGCGTTGCTGTCCATCGCGTCCGATGTGCTGATTGAACACTGCCCATGGCCTGCTGTTCGCGCGCTTTGGTTCGCACGTATCGCGTCCTTCACGCCGCATTTTTTGATTGAAGAACAGAAGCGCCGCGTGTTTTCGGCCAATGTAGACACTGAAATGCGCGGTGAATTGAAGCTGGCATACCTGCCCTTTACGCTGACTGGGACGGCAGACCGGATCGACATGTCCGATGATGGCGAAGCGCTGATCTATGACTACAAAACTAGCAAGGCCCCCACCTCGCCACAACAAAAATACTTTGATAAACAACTGCTGCTTGAGGCCGCAATGGTCGAACGCGGCGCATTCAAAGCGCTGGGGCGTGTCCGTACCAAGGCCGCAGTTTACATTGGGTTGGGCAGCGATCTGAAAGACCAGCCCGCCCCGCTAGACGATGAGACTCCAGACGAAACCTGGACGCGTTTCGAAGGCCTCATCGCCAAATGGATGGACCCGACCAAAGGATACACTTCCCGTAGCGCGAATGAGATTATGTCGTTTGAGGGCAACTACGACCACCTTGCGCGGTATGGCGAATGGGATGAGACACACGACGCTATTGCACAGGACAGGACATGA